gtttagaaggatgagggggatctgattgaaccttacagaatactgaaaggccgggatacagtggacatggggaagatgtttccattagtaggagagactaggacccgagggcacagcctcagagtaaagggaagaccttttagaacagagatgaggagaaacttctttagccagagagtggtgaatctatggaattcattgccacagaaggctgtggaggccaagtcattgagtgtatttaagaccgagatagataggttcttgattggtaaggggatcaaaggttacagggagaaggcgggagaatggggttgagaaacttatcagccatgattgaatggcggagcagactcgatgggccgaatggcctaattcctgctcctatgtcttatggtcttatggtcttgctctgtctccattccctttggccctggagGACTAACTCTTCTGTccttcaatctctcctgtctaccaccctatcacagaccttcttaTTGTCCTTGTCCCGCCCATCCCTTGTTCAAAGCCAATTGCGGGtctctaacattttccagttctgatgaagggccacAGACCCAACATGTTAGCTTTGCTTCTCTCCCCATGGAtgctgccgagtttttccagcattttcagttttttatttcagatttgcagcagctgcagtattttggctTGGTGATTACTGTTCCCGGGGGTGTTTCTGGGGTCATAAGCATTGGCAGGAGCAGAGAATTGGAAAAatggagggaaaaaaaattcacgCATGCGAAGAAATATCTATACATCTTTAATCGAACAAGCTTCAGAGAGTGTGTTGAGGCACAACATTGGACTCCAACACTCAGAACCCAGGGAACCCTTATTCAGTGAGATTCCTGATGTGAACATAAATAGCAAGACACTCACCACTCGATTACACAATATCCTGAAACAAATTTAACAAACATTAGATGATTTTCAAAATAacttaaaaataataaaagcgtGAGTGAAATAAATAGACCTGAGTGACTGGCAGCATTGTGGTGTTAGGCCATAATCCCACTAACACCAAACCCAGCTACAGTCACTAACTCTTTTCAAGCCGTTCCTGGATACTGGAGAGGGCTCAGCTTCATACACACACAAGGGTGTCATGGTGGGGGGCTGtcgtggggtgtgggggtgggggaagcggtgtgggggggggtggggttgcgggTGCACAAGGGTGCGCGcagtaattttaacctaaccctGGGCAGGAGTCCCATCAGCTTGGTTGGGCTGCAATGGGGGGTGCAAACTCAGCATCGGACCTGATGCCAACTGTTTCCCTGACAGCGCAGCTGAGGTAAAAATTTCACAGACTTTTCCGGCAGTGCAGGGATTGGCCGCCATCTTCACTTGTTGGCTGAGGTGGCCTGCGCCTTCAAGAGGCTCCAAGGGATCCAAACTCGCAAATAGGAATCGGCCAGCCCCCTTATAAGCCaaaacacaccccccaccccacccccgccactgtGGGGAACGTCTTGGAACACTCAGtgtaggtggggggtggtggggggtggggtggggggcctgGAGTTTACCATTTAAGGTCCCGCTGATTTTAGTCTATGACTTTGGCAAATATCCCATCGTTTTCCTGGCGGCAGAACAAGGGAATCTCAGAGGAGGACAGGAGGGCCCAGCAGTATATGGGCCAAACGGTTTACTATCAGAGAATTCTGCCCTTATCTTAAATGGGTCCCAAAGGAAAAGGAGAAGCTTGTCTCCCCTGTATGAATGGACAGGATGGGGTGTGGtgcaggtggggtggtgggggtggggtatggtgcaactggggtgtggtgtgggcggggtgcagtgggggtgggtgaaatGGGGTGTGAGTAGGGtgcagttggggtggggtgaaatgggGTGTGAGTAGGGGGAAAATAGTGCAGTTGTGATGGGGTGAAATGGAGTGTGAGTAGGGTGCAATTGGGGTGGTTGaaatggggtgtggggagggggagaatggtgCAGTTGGGATGGGGAGAAATGGGGTGTGAGTATGGTGCAGTTGGGGTGGGTGAAATGGGGTGTGAATAGGGTGCAGTTGGGGTGGGTGAAATGGGGTGTGAGTAGGGTGCAATTGGGGTGGGTGAAATGGGGTGTGAGTAGGGTGCAGTTGGGATGGGGTGAAATGGGGTGTGAGTAGGGTGCAATTGGGGTGGGTGAAATGAGGTGTGAGTAGGGTGCATTTGGGATGGGGTGAAATGGGGTGTGAGTAGGGTGCAGTTGGGGTGGGTGAAATGGGGtgtgggaagggggagaatggTACAGTTGGGGTAGGTGaaatggggtgtgggtggggtgtgagtaGGGTGCAGTTGGGGTGGGTGAAATGGGGTGTGAGTAGGGTGCAGTTGGGGTGGGTGAAATGGGGTGTGAGTAGGGTGCAATTGGGGTGGGTGAAATGGGGTGTGAGTAGGGTGCAGTTGGGATGGGGTGAAATGGGGTGTGAGTAGGGTGCAATTGGGGTGGGTGAAATGAGGTGTGAGTAGGGTGCATTTGGGATGGGGTGAAATGGGGTGTGAGTAGGGTGCAGTTGGGGTGGGTGAAATGGGGtgtgggaagggggagaatggTACAGTTGGGGTAGGTGaaatggggtgtgggtggggtgtgagtaGGGTGCAGTTGGGGTGGGTGAAATGGGGTGTGGGTAGGGTGCAGTTGGGGTGGGTGaaatggggtgtgggtgggttgtgggaagggggagaatggTGCAGTTGGGGTGGGTGaaatggggtgtgggtggggtgtgggaagggggagaatggTGCAGTTGGGGTAGGTGAAATGGGGTGTGAGTAGGGTGCAGTTGGGGTGGGTGAAATAGGGTGTGAGTAGGGTACAGTTGAGTGGGTGAAATGGGGTGTGAGTAGGGTACAGTTGGGGTGGGTGAAATGGGGTGTGAGTAGGGTACAGTTGGGGTGGGTGAAATGGGGTGTGAGTAGGGTACAGTTGGGGTGGGTGAAATGGGGTGTGAGTAGGGTGCAGGTGAGGTGGGTGAAATGGGGTGTGAGTAGGGTACAGTTGGGGTGGTTGAAATGGGGTGTGAGTAGGGTGCAGGTGAGGTGGGTGAAATGGGGTGTGAGTAGGGTGCAGGTGAGGTGGGTGAAATGGGGTGTGAGTAGGGTGCAGTTGGGGTGGGTGAAATGGGGTGTGAGTAGGGTACAGTTGAGTGGGTGAAATGGGGTGTGAGTAGGGTACAGTTGGGGTGGGTGAAATGTGGTGTGAGTAGGGtacagttggggtggggtgaaatggggtgtggggagggggagaatggtgCAGTTGGGGTGGGTGAAATGGGGTGTGAGTAGGGtgcagttggggtggggtgaaatggggtgtggggagggggagaatggtgCAGGTGGGGTGGGTGAAATGGGGTGTGAGTAGGGTACAGTTGGGGTGGGTGAAATGGGGtgtgggaagggggagaatggTACAGTTGGGGTGGGTGaaatggggtgtggggagggggagaatggtgCAGTCGGGGTGGAGTGAAATGGGGtgtagggagggggagaatggtgCAGTTGGGGTGGGTGAAATAGGGagtagggagggggagaatggtaCAGTTGGGGTGGGTGaaatggggtgtggggagggggagaatggtgCAGTTGGGGTGGGTGAAATGGGGTGTGAGTAGGGTGCAGTTGGGGTGGGTGAAATGGGGTGTGAGTAGGGTACAGTTGGGGTGGGTGAAATGGGGtgtgggaagggggagaatggTACAGTTGGGGTGGGTGAAATGGGGtgtagggagggggagaatggtgCAGTTGGGGTGGGTGAAATGGGGTGTGAGTAGGGTGCAGTTGGGGTGGGTGAAATGGGGagtagggagggggagaatggtaCAGTTGGGGTGGGTGAAATGGGGtgtagggagggggagaatggtgCAGTTGGGGTGGGTGaaatggggtgtgggtgggctgCGGGCAGGGTGTCGTGCAGGTGAGGTGGGGTGCTGGTGGGTTGGGCTGCGGGTGTCAGAGCGGACGAGGGCAGAATTTGCTTGCTGTGCAgaggtagggttgccaactgggCATAATCCTGTCGGTTTTATCACACAGCCCCAACCTCCAATGCCCCATCCCTTGTCCTCTCACCATTGGTCACCTGACACACCCTCCATTATGACATCCCGCCTTccctcagccaatcagaaagtGAGCAGCATCTACCATTGACTGATTGCCAACTTCAGTCAAACATCGCTTTCTTCCCCCATCTCCAGTGTCTTTAACTAAAAGGCCAATGTGGTCAGAGCACAGATATTTTTTAAGAAAGCACTCAGTTTATGCTCTAAAGTTCTGATGGTTTTCCTCCCTGGGGTTTGCTCGCAGGAGTATCCTAGAGATCAactttcaattcctggagactccagggcaagcCTGGAGGGTTGGCGACCACTGAAGCAGGAGTCTGTGGCCCCCTCCCGGCCACCATTCCCCCACTTCCCTCaagcaccccctccccaacctccggCCCCTCCGTGTCAGGAAGATTGCCATTTCGCAACTGTCAGTCTGTAgcgcaaaataaataaataaaattacagCCTAACCTCACCACCTTGCAAGTTCCTTGCTTTCTGCCTTGACATTAGATCCCAGGAATTCTGACATCCCGGAACCTCCTGCCGGGTGAGCTCTGCAGTAATGAGGTCAGACAAGTGTCAAGGTAGCTTTTTAGCTGCAATATTAAATCTAAATTACTAAATTGAACAATTAAATGAACAAATTCTAAAATTTAAAATGAAGTAATGTTATGGTTTTCCCATCTATGTTATTTACCTCCCTTTAAAATCCATTTTTAATGATCTATTTTTCCATTTTTCTATTATTCATTTAGAATCCAGCCTAATCTAACTATTCCACTTCTCAAAAACcaatcatttttaaatatttttttatttttcctacatTTTTGGAGGCTGGATCCTTGTCCAGTGGATCAAACGGTCACTTATTGACTAACCTTAAACTCCAGAGCCTGTTTTCCTAGCTTGTCAGGGCTCCAGCTGCTTGCAGCTTATCATTAACCCATCCCGGGTGTCGCATGAGGTCCTGGATCAGGCTCGACCATGGCCCCTCCTCTGTCCCCCcacctctttcccttcccttcctcctcaacagcccactctgtctgcccagaTTCACACAAAGAGATGGGCTGCAGCATTAGGGAAGAGGGATTCCTAAGGCTTGTGTTACTGTtcccccctcctccagtgaggtaCAAGCAACTTCAACACAAGAGGAACTGCATAATTACATTGAATCTACAGCActaaaataggccattcagcccaaacgtGCTGCTCTTCAGTTTCCACAGGAGCCTAATCCATTGCCTCTTTTCTAACCCTAATGATgaaaaaaagagagacatgctgtcaaagctttaaaccctgcactcatcagggcagatgcaagaataccaaatttcaaaaggagcaacaatttatactgcatgtgaaaagGCAGCTGATTTGTTGGAAAGCTCTGACTGGTCGAGGTGATGCCATTCAGAGaggacttgccaatcaatcagctgCCTTTTCTTGTGCATTTTAAATtgctgctccctttgaaatttggtattcttgcatctaaCCTAATGAGTACAAGGCATAAGGCTTGGACTGTGCACCCCATTTTTTTTGGCAATGCTTGAGTTCTATACTACAGAGCGACTATTTATCAATAATATCCTTCTATTTTTTCCTCTCCAAGTGCATATCCAATTTCTCTGAAAATACAACGGTGATATTTGTCTTAATCACTccgtggtagtgagttccacattcccaccactgTCTGGATAAAGTTGTTGATTGAAGGACAAGTCTCGCTGTATCAGGAGGGTAATATTTACACTGAAAGTGCTGCGCagcaagttttttaaaaaatgttgtcCGTTGGGTTATAAAAGTATGCTTGCTTGGGCACTAAGTTCATGGTAAGACCTCGTTCCTTGATTCCCTGCTTTTTCCAAACAGTCAAGCCGGCAGGGGAAGGTTGGAATATAGCAAGGTCCCATTCCCAATGTTTGTCGGTGACTGTGTCACATCATAACAGCGGTGGGACCTTGCCAGAGCAGGTCACATGATGCCATCGATGCATTCAGAGTCCAAGCTCCTGATCTGTCCGGTCTCTGAGGCAGCCCCCTTTAAAAAGGGGGAGTGGGAATGGCGAGGCCTTACAACCATTCTGGAAGTCTTGTTTATCGGGGAGGAGAGGGACTGTCGCTCTCGTGAATGTAACGTTAATTAACCTCCCTCTGTCAGTTAAGGGGCCTCGCTGGCATGCCAAATAGGCAGATCCATtgtcctttcccctttcacccctttgcATCTCAGTCACTTTGGGGCTGGAGTGCAGACGTGTCTCTAAAGGGAGCAATCCTGTCACCCCCCTCGGCGCCCTCCCCTCATGTGGAGGGCCTTGTCACTGGAGTTTGAAAGCGCCAAAGTAGGTCTTGTGATGCTCCATCTCGGCCTTGTCCCTGGGGCTGATCTTCACGAAAAGGTGAGTGTTCTCCTCGAAGTGGAAGACTCCCCCCTGGCGCAGCGAGCGGTGCCACTTCAGCTTGGCTTTGGTGCTCTCGCAGACTGACTCGGTGACCTCCATGAGTTCCACAGGATTCATACCGTAGTTGGGAgccttggagaggaatttgcttTCCAAGACCAGCGAGTCCTCAGTGCAGTTTGCCCCTACGAAAGCCACCTGGGAGTAGACGTAATAAAAGCCGGTCACACGGATAACAAGGGACCCATTCTCGAATCCCATGTGCTCACTAATGGCTTCGCTCCTTCTGGAATACTCCCATTTCACATCCAGATCTCCACCTTTGCCTAGAAGGTGGACAAGAAAGAGCCTTCAAAAAGCTGATTTCATTTCTTCGTTCGTAACATTTCGACTCCAGCAGTGCCcgcaaccccccctcaccccgtgAACCTTGCTCCTTCTCTGTGGGCTGGATGACAAGGCCTTGCAGACCCTGTGGGGGATCCAGGGATGAAAGGACTTATGCCCCATGGACAGACTGGAGGAGCTGGGCTTGCGAATGTTATAGAGTAGCAAacgctaagaggagatttgagacGTTCAGAATCAGGAGGGGTTTTGactgagtaaataaggagaaacggGAACAAGAATGAAATGGGGCGACGGTGGCAAAGTGGTGATGTTGCTAGCAATCCTGAGgctcaggctaattctctgggggcatgggtccaaatcccaccacagcagtgagcgaaatttaaattcaattaataaacctggaatataaatttAGTCTCAGTTATAGTGACCATAACAACTATCGTTGCTTGTTGtgcaaacccatctggttcacgaatgtcctttaggcaaggaaatctgctgtccttacccggtctggcctacatgtgactccagacccacagcaatgtaattgactcttaactggccctctgaaatggcttgtcTAGGTGTGATTACACAATCGCAaattgtattcactggaatttagaaggttaatgtGGGATTTAATCAATATTTTCACAATATAAATGGGAAAACATGGGGTGGAAAGTGAAAATAAACTATTCCTGCcgattggtggggggggtggggggggtgggggcggggctagGAGCAGTCCACAGTCAAAAGattagagccagatctttcaggatGGAAACCCTTTCACTCTGAAAGGCTGGTACCAGTTTGCAAATATCTTCCACAAACTTCAATTGATGTTACGTCAATTATTAATCATAAACCTAAGATTATAGATTTCTATTTACTATGATATTCAGGCAAATGGGGCAAAAGGTCACAGATAAGCTATGATCTGGCAGAATAAAGGaatagactcgaggggctgaatggccttcgtTTGTCTCTTGGTCCCTATAAGGCTCAAAACGCTGGGCTAGACACACCCACACCTTTGAAAGTatcagaacagagagagagggtcaaaccAGCTAAAGAATTGTGAAGAATGTGCAGCAAGATTATACAACATCCTCTATCGCTTTGATAGCTATTAGGGAAGGACTTTGGGAAGAGAACTGGATATCAGAGCTGGAATTAACAGCAACAGTCCCGAAAGAAAGAGCGATTGATATGGAAGGGCAGATCCACTCTATGCATTAAAGCATAACAATGTCACTGACACATTCAAAATTGGATGAGGTATGAGAAATGGAAGAActagtgtctgagagtgagacagactgtgtgtgagtgatggaagaactagtgtctgagagtgagacagactgtgtgtgagtgatggaagaactagtgtctgagagtgagacaaACTGTATGAgtaatggaggagctggtgtctgagagtgagacagactgtgtgtgagtgatggaggagctggtatctgagagtgagacagactgtgtgtgagtgatggaggagctggtatctgagagtgagacagactatgtgtgagtgatggaggagctggtaccTGAGAAtgagacaggctgtgtgtgagtgatggaggagctggtacctgagagtgagaggggctgtgtgtgagtaatggaggagctggtgtctgagagtgagacagactgtgtgtgagtgatggaggagctggtatctgagagtgagacagactgtgtgtgagtgatggaggagctggtatctgagagtgagacagactatgtgtgagtgatggaggagctggtaccTGAGAAtgagacaggctgtgtgtgagtgatggaggagctggtatctgagagtgagaggggctgtgtgtgagtgatggaggagctggtatctgagagtgagagaggctgtgtgtgagtgatggaggagctggtgtctgagagtgagacagactgtgtgtgagtgatggaggagttggtatctgagagtgagacaggctgtgtgtgagtgatggaggagctggtgtctgagagtgagacaggctgtgtgtgagtgatggaggagttggtacctgagaatgagagaggctgtgtgtgagtgatggaggagctggtatctgagagtgagagaggctgtgtgttagtgatggaggagctggtgtctgagagtgagacagactgtgtgtgagtgatggaggagttggtatctgagagtgagacaggctgtgtgtgagtgatggagg
The nucleotide sequence above comes from Carcharodon carcharias isolate sCarCar2 chromosome 19, sCarCar2.pri, whole genome shotgun sequence. Encoded proteins:
- the LOC121291323 gene encoding tumor necrosis factor ligand superfamily member 10-like, producing MLNLIGAMQEAEDREVHDCKNDVANKRQEGKPNNTTPYTTPSPSSNCEPSATDQPGYADQKCKLPLPIAHIIGKGGDLDVKWEYSRRSEAISEHMGFENGSLVIRVTGFYYVYSQVAFVGANCTEDSLVLESKFLSKAPNYGMNPVELMEVTESVCESTKAKLKWHRSLRQGGVFHFEENTHLFVKISPRDKAEMEHHKTYFGAFKLQ